Sequence from the Deltaproteobacteria bacterium genome:
GACATGCGCATTTGGGGATATGAGCTGCTTTTCCGCGATGGCAAGGACATGCGGGCCGCCGTGATTCTCGATGGTGATCAGGCCACGACGCGGGTTATCGCCGACGGGTTTACCCTGGCCTCCCAGGGTATGCGCGAGGGCGCCAGGGCACTCATCAATTTTCCGCGCAATGTTTTGGTGGGGTCAGCCCCGTATGTGCTTCCCCCGGACCGATGCGTGGTGGAGATTCTGGAGACCGTTGCGCCGGACGGCGACGTTTTGGAGGCCTGCCGGCATCTCAAGGACGCGGGCTATCTGTTGGCTTTGGACGACTTCGTGGGTCAGCCGGGGTTTGAACCCCTGTGCGCCCTGGCGGACATCATCAAGGTCGATATTCTGCGCAAGACCCCGGCCGAGGTGCGGGCCATTGTCCAGGGTCTGGCCCCGTACAAGGCGGCCTTGCTGGCGGAAAAGGTCGAAAACCAGGAGATGTTCGCGGTTTGCGGGAAACTTGGATTCACCTTTTTTCAGGGCTATTTTTTCAGTAAACCGGAAGTTATTCCGGGGCGGAAGATTTCGGTCGGCGAACTGGCCAAGATCAAATTGCTCAAGGAACTCAGCGAGCCCGACACGGATATCGATCGTTTGGTGGAGGTCATTCAGACGGATTTGTCCATTTCGTACCGTTTGTTCCAGTACATCAATT
This genomic interval carries:
- a CDS encoding HDOD domain-containing protein, giving the protein DMRIWGYELLFRDGKDMRAAVILDGDQATTRVIADGFTLASQGMREGARALINFPRNVLVGSAPYVLPPDRCVVEILETVAPDGDVLEACRHLKDAGYLLALDDFVGQPGFEPLCALADIIKVDILRKTPAEVRAIVQGLAPYKAALLAEKVENQEMFAVCGKLGFTFFQGYFFSKPEVIPGRKISVGELAKIKLLKELSEPDTDIDRLVEVIQTDLSISYRLFQYINSARFGLRGKIESVHRAATMLGRRNLRLWLQVIILSDMSTSDKAQELVRISVQRGRFLQLLAEEGYTPLGPDSMFLLGFFSMLDAILNQRMEQILEDIPLDIRIKSALTDRSGVHAAWLSVLRDLDSWDWPAVADKAPKLGVPLDLVGMLNLEAWTWMIEVMQGT